The stretch of DNA TCCGGGTGCCGAAGATCCTGTCGGCTTCCCTGAGCTTGTTTATGTCCTTGTCGAGCAGGGTGACGTGGAAGCCCATACCGATGGCGATCTGGGCCGCGTTCCAGCCGGAGACCCCGCCACCGATCACGACGGCCCGCCCCGCCGACACTCCTGGCACGCCGCCGGGCAGCACGCCCCTGCCGCCCACCGCGCGCATCAGGTGGTAGGCGCCGACCTGTGGAGCCAGTCGGCCCGCCACCTCCGACATGGGCGCGAGGAGCGGGAGACGGCGGTCCGCGGTCTCCACCGTCTCGTAGGCGATGGCGGTGGTGCCCGACTCGACGAGTGCGTCGGTGCAGGCGCGCGAGGCGGCGAGGTGCAGGTAGGTGAAGAGGGTCTGGTCCTTGCGGAGCCGGTGGTACTCGGAGGCGATCGGCTCCTTGACCTTCAGCAGCAGATCGGCGGCGGCCCACACCTCGTCGGCCGTGGGCACGATCCCGGCACCGGCCGACACGTACTCGGCATCGGTGATCGAGGAGCCCGCGCCGGCTCCCTCTTCCACGAGGACCTGATGTCCGTGGCGTGCCAGCTCATGGACGCCTGCGGGGGTGATCGCCACCCGGAACTCGTTGTTCTTGACCTCGCGGGGGATGCCGACCTTCATCGTCGATCACGGTCCTTGGCTCAGGGATTTTTGGGGCGTAAAGCTACATACCCGTCCATATGAGGCGCGACGGGGATCGCCACGCATCGACGCGGCGGAGCCAGTCTAATGAAGGAGTTCGCCGTGTCCAGCCTTCCAAAGCACCAATCTTTGGATGACCTGCTACGGATTTCGTAGGCCAAAGGCGCTTCGCTCATGCGGTCTCATGGATTCCAGTTCCGTCCCGAGCAGCCGTTCCGCGGCTCCCCTGTGCAGCCGCGCCGCCGCCGGGTCGCCCAGCCGGTCGAGGGTGTCGGCCAGCCTGAGCTGGAGCGCGGCCTGAAGCCGTACATCGTCGGCCCGACGCGCCCACTCGACCGCCTCCCTACAGGTGCGCAGCGATTCCTCCGGCCGGCCCGCGTACTCCTGGACCCTGGCCATCTCACTCAACGCCCGTGCCTGCGCGGGGACATCACCGCACCTGCGGTGTCCCGCGACGGCGGAGCGCCAGTTGCGCAGCGCCTCGCCGTAGCGGCCCGCGTAGGTCAGGGCCGTACCGATGCGGCCGTACAGTCGGGCGGCGTCCGCGTGCTCGTCGCGGGCCAGCCGGTGCGTGAGCGCCCGGCCGAACCAGTCGACGGCCCGGCTCCAGTCGTCCAGCTCCTGGTGGGCGCAGCCGATGGATTCCATGGCGCGCCCGGTCGCGTACGGGTCGCCCGCCGCCCGTCCCGCGTCCAGCGCGGCCCGGTAGCGGGTCAGGGCCTCCTTGGTGCGACCGGTGCGGGCGTCGAGGTCGGCGATGTTCAGCAGGGCCGCCGCCTGCTCCCTGGGCAGCCCACGCCGCTCGGCCACGTCGAGCACGAGCCGGTGGATCGCATACAGCTCGGGCGCGGCGGCCTCGGTCCCCCGGTGTGCGGCCAGCGCGCGGACCAGGGCCGCCATCAGCCTGCGGGCCAGGGTGTCGAGCTCTCCGTCGGCGACCGCGAGCCTGGCCCCGGCGAGGAGCGCCGGCTCGCGCACGCGCAGCCACTCGGCGGCCGCGGGCCCGTGGGAGAAGCGCAGGGCGCGCGGGAGCCCCGCGAGTCTCTCCCGGGCAGGTGACCCTTCCGGCTCCGTGACGGCCCGGCAGGACTGGAGGAGGCTCACCGTCCTTTCCAGCATGCGCGCCCTGGCCAGTTGGAGCTCGGCCGGACGGTCGTGCTCCACGGCGAGGGCGCGCAGCATCGGGAGCAGCCAGCCCGGCAGCTCGTACTGCGGCAGTGGGGAGGGAAGCACCCGCAGCAGGCCGAGGGCGACGAAGTCGTCCAGGGTGGTGCGCGCCGCCGAGACCGAGCAGCCCGCGAGCGCCGAGGCGGTGTGCGGGTCGATGCCGCCGTCGGGGGCGAGATGCAGCAGGCGCAATGTCCGCCGGGCCGCCGAGGGGAGGGCGGTGTAGGTGTGCCGGAAGACGCGCGCGAGGGGAGTCCCGCGGCCGTGCTCGTCGTCGGGGAGGGCGCGCAGCCGGCCCGCCAGGTCGGCCACGGACACCTTGGGGCGTACGGCGAGCCAGCCACCGGCGAGGACTAGGGCCGCGGGCTGGGCAGCGCACTCCTCCACCAGGGTCTCCGCGGCCCGGGGGTCGCAGGTGATGCGGACGGCGCCGGTGAAGCGTTCGAGGAGGGTGACGGCCGAGGGGGTGTCGAGCCCGCCCAGGGTGCAGGGCCGCACGTCGGGGATGCCGGTGAGCGGCCCCTCGGAGACGACCACGGCGAGACATTCGGGGGCGTCGGGCAGGAGTGCGTCGACCTGTTCGGCGTCGGCAGCGTCGTCCAGCACGAGCAGGGCGCGCCGCCCGGACAGCGCCGCCCGGAGATCGGCGGTGAGGTCGTCCTCTCCCGCGCCCGGCGGGGCGGGACTGCCGAGTGCCGCCAGGAGTTCCCTGGCCGCGCGCTCGACGGGGACCGGGGTGCCGTCGGGTGTGGTGAGCCGGGCCCGCAGCACTCCGCCCGGGTAACCGTCGGTGAGCCTGCGGGTCAGCTCGTCGGCGAGGGCGGTGCGGCCCGATCCGGGTCGTCCCGCGATGAGCAGGACCCGGGCGCGGGGGGCCTTGCGCCCGGTGAGGGTGTCGAGCCCGGTCCGCTCGATGTCGGCCCTGAGCTCCTTCAACTCCCGCTCCCTGCCGAGGAAGCGACCCTGGGCCGTGGCCGAGGGACCGGCCGGCCGCTCACCGGGTTCCGTCTCGGGGCCGCTGGTGTCCACCGCCTGATCCGTCACGGGCCACGCTCCCGTCCAACCGCAAGCCAGGGGCCCCACCGGGACTCCGGCCGGGGTTTTTCCAGAGCCTAATTCACGCTCTGCGACGTTCCGGGCGGAGCACGAGGGGTACGTCACTCCATTGGATCAGCGGATGGTCCTATTGGCTGAACGACTGAATAGATGACTGAATGAATGTCCAGAAGACCGGGCGTCCGGGACCCCCGGGCGCCCGGTCGGAGCCTCAGCCCTCGAAGGGGCGTGCGGGCCAGGGCGCGTCGGCGGGACGCAAGGATTCGACGCCCTCGCCCGCCAGTACCGCGGTGAGGGCGAGCGCGCCGATCACGAGACAGCTGTTGTGCAACTCGCCCACGAGCGCCCCGCGCACCAGCTCTCGCAGGGGGACCTGCCCCTGCTCCATGTCGGCTTCCTCGTCGGCGGTGGCGAAGCGTTCCTCCTCCGCCTCGGACAGGTCCCTGGCGAGGAAGATCCGTACGGCCTCGTCGCTGCCGCCCGGCGAGGGGTAGACATCGGTCAGCACCCGCCAGTCACCGGCCTTGACGTGCGTCTCCTCGAACAGCTCGCGCTGCGCCGCGTGCAGCGGGTTCTCGCCCGGCACGTCGAGGAGGCCCGCGGGGATCTCCCACAACTTGTGCCGTACGGGGTGGCGGTACTGACGGATGACCAGGACACGGTCCTCGCTGTCCAGTGCCAGGACGGCCACAGAACCCGGGTGCACCTGGAAGTCACGCCCGGCGACGGAGCCGTCCGGCATGACCACTTCGTCCGTTCGGACGCTGGTCTTGGCACCCTTGAACGGCGTGGACGTGGCGGTGACCTGCCACTCCTCGGCGGTGTCCTTGATCGTCATAAGGGAACGTCCTCCTGGACTGCGGCGGAACGGTGGTAAGACCCGGATGCGGAAAAACCGGGGTACGGCGCTCAAAAAGCCCGTACCCCGGCAACCGTATCTCTAGGCTCTGTACGTCACAGGGCCCTGCTTCACCTCGGTCCTCACCTGCCGGTCTGCCGCTCCACAGCGGCCTTGACCAGGCCGGCGAAGAGCGGGTGCGGCCGGGTGGGACGCGAGCGCAGCTCCGGGTGGGCCTGGGTGGCGACCAGGTAGGGGTGGACCTCACGGGGATACTCGACGTACTCGACGAGCTTTCCGTCGGGCGAGGTACCGGAGAAGAGCAGCCCCGCCTTCTTCTCCAACTCCGCGCGGTAGGAGTTGTTCACCTCGTAGCGGTGACGGTGGCGCTCCTCGACGTACTCCTTGCCGTCGTACACCTCTCGCACAATCGATTCCTCGGCGAGTTTGGCCGGATACATACCCAGCCGCATGGTGCCGCCCATGTCGCCGTCGCCGGCCACGATGTCGAGCTGCTCGGCCATGGTGGAGATCACCGGGTGGCCGGTGGCGGCGTCGAACTCGGTGGAGTTGGCGTCGGGGATGTCCGCGAGGTTGCGGGCCGCCTCGATGACGATGCACTGGAGGCCCAGGCAGAGCCCGAGGAGCGGCACCTTGTTCTCACGGGCGTAGGTGATGGCACCGACCTTGCCGACGACACCTCGGTCGCCGAAGCCGCCGGGTACGCAGACCGCGTCGACGTCGGCGAGTTGCCCCGCGGCGCCCTCCGGGGTCTTGCAGTCGTCCGAGGTGACCCACTTGACCTTGACGCGGGCGCGGTTGGCGAAGCCGCCCGCGCGCAGCGCCTCGGTCACGGAGAGATAGGCGTCGGGCAGGTCGATGTACTTGCCGACCAGCGCGACGGTGACCTCGTGATCGGGCTTGTGCACCCGGTCGAGCAGGTCGTCCCAGGTCGTCCAGTCCACATCGCGGAAGGGCAGGTCCAGCTTGCGGACCACGTAGGCGTCCAGGCCCTCGGCGTGCAGCACCTTCGGGATGTCGTAGATCGACTTCGCGTCGGGACACGCCACGACGGCGGCCTCGTCCACGTCGCACATGAGGGAGATCTTGCGCTTGATCGAGAGCGGCACCTCGCGGTCGGCGCGCAGCACGATGGCGTCCGGCTGGATACCGATGTTGCGCAGCGCGGCCACCGAGTGCTGGGTGGGCTTGGTCTTCAGCTCGCCTGAGGGGCCGATGTAGGGCAGCAGCGAGATGTGCACGACGAAGACGTTGTCCCTGCCCACCTCGTGGCGGACCTGGCGGACGGTCTCCAGGAAGGGCAGCGACTCGATGTCACCGACGGTGCCGCCGACCTCCGTGATGACGACGTCGACGTCGTCGGTGGCCATCCGGCGGATGCGGTGCTTGATCTCGTTGGTGATGTGCGGGATGACCTGGACGGTGTCGCCGAGGTACTCGCCGCGCCGCTCCTTGGCGATGACCTGCGAATACACCTGGCCGGTCGTGACGTTGGCGGAGCCGTCGAGGTCGACGTCGAGGAATCGCTCGTAATGGCCGATGTCCAGGTCGGTCTCCGCCCCGTCGTTGGTGACGAAGACCTCA from Streptomyces tsukubensis encodes:
- a CDS encoding CTP synthase, translated to MPNRSSTSSTTKHLFVTGGVASSLGKGLTASSLGALLKARGLRVTMQKLDPYLNVDPGTMNPFQHGEVFVTNDGAETDLDIGHYERFLDVDLDGSANVTTGQVYSQVIAKERRGEYLGDTVQVIPHITNEIKHRIRRMATDDVDVVITEVGGTVGDIESLPFLETVRQVRHEVGRDNVFVVHISLLPYIGPSGELKTKPTQHSVAALRNIGIQPDAIVLRADREVPLSIKRKISLMCDVDEAAVVACPDAKSIYDIPKVLHAEGLDAYVVRKLDLPFRDVDWTTWDDLLDRVHKPDHEVTVALVGKYIDLPDAYLSVTEALRAGGFANRARVKVKWVTSDDCKTPEGAAGQLADVDAVCVPGGFGDRGVVGKVGAITYARENKVPLLGLCLGLQCIVIEAARNLADIPDANSTEFDAATGHPVISTMAEQLDIVAGDGDMGGTMRLGMYPAKLAEESIVREVYDGKEYVEERHRHRYEVNNSYRAELEKKAGLLFSGTSPDGKLVEYVEYPREVHPYLVATQAHPELRSRPTRPHPLFAGLVKAAVERQTGR
- a CDS encoding tetratricopeptide repeat protein; protein product: MTDQAVDTSGPETEPGERPAGPSATAQGRFLGRERELKELRADIERTGLDTLTGRKAPRARVLLIAGRPGSGRTALADELTRRLTDGYPGGVLRARLTTPDGTPVPVERAARELLAALGSPAPPGAGEDDLTADLRAALSGRRALLVLDDAADAEQVDALLPDAPECLAVVVSEGPLTGIPDVRPCTLGGLDTPSAVTLLERFTGAVRITCDPRAAETLVEECAAQPAALVLAGGWLAVRPKVSVADLAGRLRALPDDEHGRGTPLARVFRHTYTALPSAARRTLRLLHLAPDGGIDPHTASALAGCSVSAARTTLDDFVALGLLRVLPSPLPQYELPGWLLPMLRALAVEHDRPAELQLARARMLERTVSLLQSCRAVTEPEGSPARERLAGLPRALRFSHGPAAAEWLRVREPALLAGARLAVADGELDTLARRLMAALVRALAAHRGTEAAAPELYAIHRLVLDVAERRGLPREQAAALLNIADLDARTGRTKEALTRYRAALDAGRAAGDPYATGRAMESIGCAHQELDDWSRAVDWFGRALTHRLARDEHADAARLYGRIGTALTYAGRYGEALRNWRSAVAGHRRCGDVPAQARALSEMARVQEYAGRPEESLRTCREAVEWARRADDVRLQAALQLRLADTLDRLGDPAAARLHRGAAERLLGTELESMRPHERSAFGLRNP
- a CDS encoding NUDIX domain-containing protein, which gives rise to MTIKDTAEEWQVTATSTPFKGAKTSVRTDEVVMPDGSVAGRDFQVHPGSVAVLALDSEDRVLVIRQYRHPVRHKLWEIPAGLLDVPGENPLHAAQRELFEETHVKAGDWRVLTDVYPSPGGSDEAVRIFLARDLSEAEEERFATADEEADMEQGQVPLRELVRGALVGELHNSCLVIGALALTAVLAGEGVESLRPADAPWPARPFEG
- the ald gene encoding alanine dehydrogenase; the encoded protein is MKVGIPREVKNNEFRVAITPAGVHELARHGHQVLVEEGAGAGSSITDAEYVSAGAGIVPTADEVWAAADLLLKVKEPIASEYHRLRKDQTLFTYLHLAASRACTDALVESGTTAIAYETVETADRRLPLLAPMSEVAGRLAPQVGAYHLMRAVGGRGVLPGGVPGVSAGRAVVIGGGVSGWNAAQIAIGMGFHVTLLDKDINKLREADRIFGTRIQTVVSTTFELERACLAADLVIGAVLIPGAKAPKLVTNELVSRMKPGSVLVDIAIDQGGCFEDSRPTTHAEPTFPVHNSVFYCVANMPGAVPNTSTHALTNATLPYIVELAGRGWTEALRRDAALAKGLNTHDGKVVYREVAEAHGVEHVELSTLLG